A part of Spodoptera frugiperda isolate SF20-4 chromosome 25, AGI-APGP_CSIRO_Sfru_2.0, whole genome shotgun sequence genomic DNA contains:
- the LOC118263676 gene encoding uncharacterized protein LOC118263676 isoform X3 has protein sequence MYRIMSGDSPDYQLHKKKEGETDLLMPERTKAPIASIASAGTALAATDVPSDSTITANAEEKQEFIRHDKKEDSKEAAGDTNIKEPKSDKSEDYLEDDKLTNKSEKIDNETEKFVDKVDSVYLRPPPPHKARSTASTVEEEDCGIKCLYYTIQCCDCVLM, from the exons ATGTACAGAAT TATGTCTGGAGATTCACCTGATTACCAGCTGCACAAGAAAAAAGAAGGGGAGACTGATTTGTTGATGCCGGAGAGGACAAAAGCACCAATTGCAAGCATAGCTAGTGCTGGTACAGCATTAGCTGCTACGGATGTGCCATCAGACAGTACTATTACTGCAAATGCTGAGGAGAAACAAGAATTTATTAGACATGACAAGAAAGAAGATagcaaa GAAGCTGCAGGAGACACAAACATTAAAGAGCCTAAAAGTGACAAGAGCGAAGATTACCTTGAAGATGACAAGCTGACAAATAAATCGGAAAAGATTGATAATGAAACTGAGAAGTTTGTGGACAAGGTAGATAGTGTGTATCTACGACCACCGCCACCCCATAAGGCCCGTTCAACTGCATCTACGGTCGAGGAAGAAGACTGCGGCATCAAGTGCCTCTACTACACCATCCAGTGTTGTGATTGTGTCCTCATGTAA
- the LOC118263676 gene encoding uncharacterized protein LOC118263676 isoform X2 encodes MQENNNFETIISTWRRLSGEQIETAVVSMSGDSPDYQLHKKKEGETDLLMPERTKAPIASIASAGTALAATDVPSDSTITANAEEKQEFIRHDKKEDSKEAAGDTNIKEPKSDKSEDYLEDDKLTNKSEKIDNETEKFVDKVDSVYLRPPPPHKARSTASTVEEEDCGIKCLYYTIQCCDCVLM; translated from the exons ATGCaagaaaacaacaattttgaaACTATCATTAGCACATGGCGACGTTTGTCTGGGGAACAAATAGAAACTGCTGTAGTAAG TATGTCTGGAGATTCACCTGATTACCAGCTGCACAAGAAAAAAGAAGGGGAGACTGATTTGTTGATGCCGGAGAGGACAAAAGCACCAATTGCAAGCATAGCTAGTGCTGGTACAGCATTAGCTGCTACGGATGTGCCATCAGACAGTACTATTACTGCAAATGCTGAGGAGAAACAAGAATTTATTAGACATGACAAGAAAGAAGATagcaaa GAAGCTGCAGGAGACACAAACATTAAAGAGCCTAAAAGTGACAAGAGCGAAGATTACCTTGAAGATGACAAGCTGACAAATAAATCGGAAAAGATTGATAATGAAACTGAGAAGTTTGTGGACAAGGTAGATAGTGTGTATCTACGACCACCGCCACCCCATAAGGCCCGTTCAACTGCATCTACGGTCGAGGAAGAAGACTGCGGCATCAAGTGCCTCTACTACACCATCCAGTGTTGTGATTGTGTCCTCATGTAA
- the LOC118263676 gene encoding uncharacterized protein LOC118263676 isoform X1: MDVEYSNCSHHLSSVVYITNNDAIHNCVTIMSGDSPDYQLHKKKEGETDLLMPERTKAPIASIASAGTALAATDVPSDSTITANAEEKQEFIRHDKKEDSKEAAGDTNIKEPKSDKSEDYLEDDKLTNKSEKIDNETEKFVDKVDSVYLRPPPPHKARSTASTVEEEDCGIKCLYYTIQCCDCVLM, translated from the exons ATGGATGTCGAGTACAGTAACTGCAGTCACCATTTATCGAGTGttgtttacattacaaataatGATGCTATACACAATTGTGTAACAAT TATGTCTGGAGATTCACCTGATTACCAGCTGCACAAGAAAAAAGAAGGGGAGACTGATTTGTTGATGCCGGAGAGGACAAAAGCACCAATTGCAAGCATAGCTAGTGCTGGTACAGCATTAGCTGCTACGGATGTGCCATCAGACAGTACTATTACTGCAAATGCTGAGGAGAAACAAGAATTTATTAGACATGACAAGAAAGAAGATagcaaa GAAGCTGCAGGAGACACAAACATTAAAGAGCCTAAAAGTGACAAGAGCGAAGATTACCTTGAAGATGACAAGCTGACAAATAAATCGGAAAAGATTGATAATGAAACTGAGAAGTTTGTGGACAAGGTAGATAGTGTGTATCTACGACCACCGCCACCCCATAAGGCCCGTTCAACTGCATCTACGGTCGAGGAAGAAGACTGCGGCATCAAGTGCCTCTACTACACCATCCAGTGTTGTGATTGTGTCCTCATGTAA